The following proteins are co-located in the Solidesulfovibrio sp. genome:
- the secF gene encoding protein translocase subunit SecF — MVLELIRPGTNINFLKYRKLAYVISAAIIVAGFISLAVKGGPRFGVDFSGGLSIQVRFAKPIDVEAVTKAVDEVGLQNVVVQRFGQDDANEVLIRASDHEVNQETVRVAVESALAKNLPDSGYAVQRLEMVGPKVGADLRGKALEAIFYSVLLIAIYISGRFEQRWMAAGMMAAGLAGGIYLLKLVGASTVWLIVGAMLITLALCFVMRLKYALGAVVADLHDILVTVALFSLLDKEFDLTIVAALLTILGYSLNDTIIVYDRIREHLRAAGRNMPFADLINKSINETLSRTILTASTTLITVVCLYFLGGAVIHDFALAMLIGILAGTYSSIFVASPILLDLGQGLTPRKGAEAPTGGPAPAKA; from the coding sequence ATGGTCCTCGAGCTGATCCGGCCCGGCACCAACATCAATTTTCTCAAGTACCGCAAGCTGGCCTATGTGATCTCCGCCGCCATCATCGTGGCCGGGTTCATTTCCCTGGCCGTCAAGGGCGGCCCCCGCTTCGGCGTGGATTTTTCCGGCGGCCTGTCCATCCAGGTGCGCTTCGCCAAGCCCATCGACGTCGAGGCCGTCACCAAGGCCGTGGACGAAGTGGGCCTGCAAAACGTGGTCGTGCAGCGCTTCGGCCAGGACGACGCCAACGAGGTCCTCATCCGGGCCTCGGACCACGAGGTCAACCAGGAGACCGTGCGCGTGGCGGTGGAATCGGCCCTGGCCAAGAATCTGCCGGACTCGGGCTACGCCGTCCAACGCCTGGAGATGGTCGGGCCGAAAGTCGGCGCGGACCTGCGCGGCAAGGCCCTGGAGGCCATCTTCTATTCCGTGCTGCTCATCGCCATCTACATTTCCGGCCGTTTCGAGCAGCGCTGGATGGCGGCGGGCATGATGGCGGCGGGGCTGGCCGGCGGCATCTACCTGCTCAAACTCGTGGGCGCCTCCACGGTCTGGCTCATCGTCGGCGCCATGCTCATTACCCTGGCCTTGTGCTTCGTCATGCGCCTCAAGTACGCCCTGGGCGCGGTGGTGGCCGACCTCCACGACATCCTGGTCACGGTGGCGCTTTTTTCGCTGCTGGACAAGGAATTCGACCTGACCATCGTGGCGGCGCTGCTCACCATCCTCGGCTATTCCCTCAACGACACCATCATCGTCTACGACCGCATCCGGGAACACCTTCGCGCCGCGGGCAGGAACATGCCCTTTGCCGATCTCATCAACAAGAGCATCAACGAGACGCTCTCGCGCACCATCCTGACCGCCAGCACCACGCTCATTACCGTGGTCTGCCTGTATTTCCTGGGCGGCGCGGTCATCCACGACTTCGCCCTGGCCATGCTCATCGGCATCCTGGCCGGCACCTATTCCTCGATCTTCGTGGCCAGCCCCATCCTGCTCGACCTGGGCCAGGGGCTGACGCCCCGCAAGGGCGCCGAGGCCCCGACCGGCGGCCCGGCGCCGGCCAAGGCCTAG
- the hflC gene encoding protease modulator HflC, whose product MKTSLIIGAALAFLGFVAAVQTVYVVDQTEKAIVLQLGKPTGDAKGPGLHAKIPFIQNVVFFDARLLEYDAKAAEVLTLDKKNLVVDNYARWRIVDPLLFYRTLRTVGRAHARLDDIIYAELRVALGRYTLLDVVSQKRASIMGEVTQKSTELLAPYGIQVVDVRIKRTDLPAENAQAIYGRMRAERERQAKLYRSEGWEEMEKIKSGADKDRAVILAEAERQAEVLRGAGDAEAAAVWAEAVSKAPDFFSFTRSLEAYQKALAHKSRLVLTPQSPFLKYFR is encoded by the coding sequence GTGAAAACCTCGCTGATCATCGGCGCGGCCCTGGCCTTCCTGGGGTTCGTCGCCGCCGTCCAGACCGTCTACGTCGTGGACCAGACCGAAAAGGCCATCGTGCTCCAGCTCGGCAAGCCCACGGGCGACGCCAAGGGGCCGGGGCTGCACGCCAAGATCCCGTTCATCCAGAACGTGGTTTTTTTCGACGCCAGGCTGCTGGAATACGACGCCAAGGCGGCCGAGGTCCTGACCCTCGACAAGAAAAACCTGGTGGTGGACAACTACGCCCGCTGGCGCATCGTCGACCCGTTGCTGTTCTACCGCACCCTGCGCACCGTGGGCCGGGCCCACGCGCGGCTCGACGACATCATCTACGCCGAGTTGCGGGTGGCCCTGGGCCGCTACACGCTCCTGGACGTGGTCTCGCAAAAACGCGCCTCCATCATGGGCGAGGTGACGCAGAAATCCACGGAGCTGCTCGCGCCCTACGGCATCCAGGTCGTGGACGTGCGCATCAAGCGCACCGACCTGCCGGCGGAAAACGCCCAGGCCATCTACGGCCGCATGCGGGCCGAGCGCGAGCGGCAGGCCAAGCTCTACCGGTCCGAGGGCTGGGAGGAGATGGAGAAGATCAAGTCCGGGGCGGACAAGGACCGGGCGGTGATCCTGGCCGAGGCCGAACGCCAGGCCGAGGTGCTGCGCGGCGCGGGCGACGCCGAGGCGGCGGCGGTCTGGGCCGAGGCCGTGTCCAAGGCGCCGGACTTCTTCTCCTTCACGCGAAGCCTGGAGGCCTACCAGAAAGCGCTGGCCCACAAGTCGCGCCTGGTGCTCACGCCGCAGAGTCCGTTCCTCAAATACTTCCGATAA
- the hflK gene encoding FtsH protease activity modulator HflK, translated as MNWDWEKLSEQKRRQGSPLPDPGRIGEDLGKKLSDFKLRLPGGPKIVVLVVALLWAASGIYIVEPDEAGVVQRFGAYVYSTGPGPHYHLPFPIETVKTPKVSQVRRVEIGFRSAPGRDGASTQNRSVPEESLMLTGDENIVDAQFSVQYQINNPVDYLFRIDHPDETVKSAAEAAMREVMGDAQIDSVLTSGKLKVQTDTKVLLQSMLDRYGSGVDVLAVQLQDVHPPKEVVEAFKDVASAREDKSRFINEADAYANDILPKARGRAAAILNEATAYREQVSRRAKGGADRFTALRTEYDKARDVTRERLYIEGMESLLSNPELEKTILNDEAARQAVPYLPLGQLGPAAGPADPAAARPEPAKAEPAKAGKGGRP; from the coding sequence ATGAACTGGGATTGGGAAAAGCTCTCCGAGCAAAAACGTCGCCAGGGATCGCCACTGCCGGATCCCGGCCGTATCGGCGAGGATCTGGGGAAAAAACTGTCCGACTTCAAGCTGCGGCTGCCGGGCGGTCCGAAAATCGTGGTCCTCGTGGTGGCCCTTCTCTGGGCGGCCAGCGGCATCTACATCGTGGAGCCCGACGAGGCCGGCGTGGTCCAGCGTTTCGGCGCCTACGTCTATTCCACCGGACCAGGGCCGCATTACCACTTACCGTTTCCCATCGAGACCGTAAAGACCCCGAAGGTTTCCCAGGTCCGGCGGGTGGAGATCGGCTTCCGCTCCGCCCCCGGCCGGGACGGCGCCTCGACGCAAAACCGCTCCGTGCCCGAGGAATCGCTCATGCTGACCGGGGACGAGAACATCGTGGACGCCCAGTTCAGCGTCCAATACCAGATCAACAACCCGGTGGACTACCTCTTCCGCATCGACCATCCCGACGAGACGGTCAAAAGCGCCGCCGAGGCGGCCATGCGCGAGGTCATGGGCGACGCACAGATCGATTCCGTGCTCACCTCGGGCAAGCTTAAGGTGCAAACCGACACCAAGGTCCTGCTCCAGTCCATGCTCGACCGCTACGGCAGCGGCGTGGACGTCCTGGCCGTGCAACTCCAGGACGTGCATCCGCCCAAGGAAGTGGTGGAGGCCTTCAAGGACGTGGCCAGCGCCCGGGAAGACAAGAGCCGCTTCATCAACGAGGCCGACGCCTACGCCAACGACATCCTGCCCAAGGCCCGGGGCCGGGCCGCCGCCATTTTAAACGAGGCCACGGCCTACCGCGAGCAGGTCAGCCGCCGGGCCAAGGGCGGCGCGGACCGCTTCACCGCCCTGCGCACCGAATACGACAAGGCCCGGGACGTCACCCGCGAGCGGCTCTACATCGAAGGCATGGAATCCCTGCTGTCCAATCCGGAGCTGGAAAAGACCATCCTGAACGACGAGGCGGCCCGGCAGGCCGTGCCCTATCTGCCGCTGGGGCAGCTTGGGCCCGCGGCCGGCCCGGCCGACCCCGCCGCCGCCCGGCCCGAGCCGGCCAAGGCCGAGCCGGCCAAGGCGGGAAAGGGAGGCCGGCCGTGA
- a CDS encoding phosphomannomutase/phosphoglucomutase, whose product MKPVLPGVFRAYDIRGLVDVDFDPDWVERLGRAAGTFFLRRGHSQAVVGHDCRLTSPQYQARLAVGLAACGLDVTCLGMVATPVFYYGVKALGRKAGIMVTASHNPPEFNGFKVWAGETTIHTEAIRELYDIMAAGEFASGTGVVCEHDIRPSYVEHIAEQMTLPRPVKVVVDGGNGAGGLLCAEVLRQSGAEVVPLFCEPDGRFPNHHPDPVLLENVADLAERVVETGADFGVGLDGDADRIGVVDAAGRLLYGDQVLAIYARSVLAVHPGATVIGEVKCSHLLYKDIAAHGGQPIMAATGHSLIKSRMRETGALLAGEMSGHMFFADRYYGFDDGLYAAARLAEIVAASDVPLGEMLADWPATVNTPEIRLDCPDAIKFDVVKRAKAHFRERYEVIDVDGVRLTFPDGWGLLRASNTQPVLVLRFEAETPERLAEIRRIIEEPVAGWIAQIGG is encoded by the coding sequence ATGAAGCCTGTGTTGCCCGGGGTCTTTCGGGCCTATGATATCAGGGGGTTGGTCGACGTCGACTTCGACCCCGACTGGGTGGAGCGGCTGGGGCGGGCGGCGGGGACCTTTTTCCTGCGCCGGGGCCACAGCCAGGCCGTGGTCGGCCACGACTGCCGGCTGACCTCGCCGCAATACCAGGCGCGCCTGGCCGTCGGGCTCGCGGCCTGCGGCCTGGACGTCACCTGCCTGGGCATGGTGGCCACCCCGGTGTTCTACTACGGGGTCAAGGCCCTTGGCCGCAAGGCCGGCATCATGGTGACGGCCAGCCACAATCCGCCGGAATTCAACGGGTTCAAGGTCTGGGCCGGCGAGACCACCATCCACACCGAGGCCATCCGCGAGCTTTACGACATCATGGCCGCGGGCGAATTCGCCTCGGGCACGGGCGTGGTCTGCGAACACGACATCCGCCCCTCCTACGTGGAGCACATCGCCGAGCAGATGACCCTGCCGCGCCCGGTCAAGGTGGTGGTGGACGGCGGCAACGGGGCGGGCGGCCTGTTGTGCGCCGAGGTGCTGCGCCAAAGCGGCGCCGAGGTCGTGCCGCTTTTCTGCGAGCCCGACGGCCGCTTTCCCAACCACCATCCCGACCCGGTACTCCTCGAAAACGTGGCCGACCTGGCCGAGCGGGTCGTGGAGACCGGGGCCGACTTCGGCGTGGGCCTCGACGGCGACGCCGACCGCATCGGCGTGGTCGATGCCGCCGGCCGGCTCCTGTACGGCGACCAGGTGCTGGCCATCTACGCCCGGTCGGTGCTGGCCGTGCATCCCGGGGCCACGGTCATCGGCGAGGTCAAGTGCAGCCATCTGCTGTACAAGGACATCGCCGCCCACGGCGGCCAACCGATCATGGCGGCCACGGGGCATTCGCTCATCAAGTCGCGCATGCGGGAGACCGGGGCCCTGCTCGCCGGCGAGATGAGCGGCCACATGTTCTTCGCCGACCGCTACTACGGCTTCGACGACGGCCTGTACGCCGCCGCCCGGCTGGCCGAGATCGTGGCCGCCTCGGACGTGCCCCTGGGCGAAATGCTGGCCGACTGGCCGGCCACGGTCAACACGCCCGAGATCCGCCTGGACTGCCCGGACGCCATCAAGTTCGACGTGGTCAAGCGGGCCAAGGCCCATTTCCGGGAGCGCTACGAGGTCATCGACGTGGACGGGGTGCGGCTGACCTTCCCCGACGGCTGGGGCTTGCTGCGCGCCTCCAACACCCAGCCCGTGCTGGTGTTGCGCTTCGAGGCCGAAACGCCCGAGCGGCTGGCGGAAATCCGCCGGATCATCGAGGAGCCGGTGGCCGGCTGGATCGCGCAGATCGGGGGCTGA
- a CDS encoding efflux RND transporter periplasmic adaptor subunit: MRIAKWLFFLALLAGGGLFTWQHFHKTIEPPRVLATAEAQIGDVRKVLEATGIIKAQVGAIVKIGARATGTIKEMNVKVGDEVRTNQLIAVIDDRELRAQLDEAQAKLARATAELAQVEAVYPKRIAEAQAEERLSQAKSEYAAANLKRQEELYAKSLIARDVLDAARRDALVGQNEVLARQASQVRLETEFEKERFKAQKAKEEAEAVIESVKTKISYTRIVSPIDGVVAFVTSQAGETVVAGLQVANLITVLDPSRLEMWIYVDETDVGQVRPGLPVEFRVDAQPGTTFSGSVDQIYPQPEIRDNIVYYQALVRLDPRESTRLRPEMTTQCQIVVQEKKGVLVIPNAALKWLGNRQVVFAVGEGDTVREVQPKLGLEGLNETEVTEGLAPGEKVATQIVLPGLAAPVINAPKPNRPTTR, encoded by the coding sequence ATGCGCATCGCCAAATGGCTCTTTTTCCTCGCCCTGCTCGCCGGGGGCGGCCTTTTCACCTGGCAGCATTTCCATAAAACCATCGAGCCGCCCCGCGTCCTGGCCACGGCCGAAGCGCAAATCGGCGACGTGCGCAAGGTCCTGGAAGCAACCGGCATCATCAAGGCGCAAGTCGGCGCCATCGTCAAAATCGGCGCCCGGGCCACCGGCACCATCAAGGAAATGAACGTCAAGGTCGGCGACGAGGTCCGCACCAACCAGCTCATCGCCGTCATCGACGACCGCGAACTGCGCGCCCAGCTCGACGAGGCGCAAGCCAAGCTCGCCCGGGCCACGGCCGAACTGGCCCAGGTCGAGGCCGTCTACCCCAAGCGCATCGCCGAAGCCCAGGCCGAGGAACGCCTGTCCCAGGCCAAGAGCGAATACGCCGCCGCCAACCTCAAGCGCCAGGAAGAACTCTACGCCAAGTCGCTCATCGCCCGCGACGTCCTGGACGCCGCCCGCCGCGACGCGCTCGTCGGCCAAAACGAGGTCCTGGCCCGCCAAGCCTCCCAGGTGCGCCTGGAAACCGAATTCGAAAAAGAGCGCTTCAAGGCCCAAAAGGCCAAGGAAGAGGCCGAGGCCGTCATCGAATCCGTCAAGACCAAGATTTCCTACACCCGCATCGTCAGCCCCATCGACGGCGTGGTGGCGTTCGTCACCTCCCAGGCCGGCGAGACCGTCGTGGCCGGCCTGCAGGTGGCCAACCTCATCACCGTCCTCGACCCCAGCCGCCTGGAAATGTGGATCTACGTGGACGAGACCGACGTGGGCCAGGTCCGCCCCGGCTTGCCCGTGGAATTTCGCGTCGACGCCCAGCCCGGCACGACCTTTTCCGGCAGCGTGGACCAGATCTATCCCCAGCCGGAAATCCGCGACAACATCGTCTACTACCAGGCGCTCGTGCGCCTGGACCCCAGGGAGTCGACCCGGCTGCGGCCGGAGATGACCACCCAGTGCCAGATCGTGGTCCAGGAGAAAAAAGGCGTGCTGGTCATCCCCAACGCCGCCCTCAAATGGCTCGGCAACCGCCAGGTGGTCTTCGCCGTGGGCGAAGGCGACACCGTGCGCGAAGTCCAGCCCAAACTCGGCCTGGAAGGCTTAAACGAGACCGAGGTGACCGAGGGCCTCGCCCCGGGCGAGAAGGTGGCCACGCAGATCGTCCTGCCGGGCCTGGCCGCGCCGGTCATAAACGCCCCCAAACCCAACAGGCCGACCACCCGATGA
- a CDS encoding ABC transporter ATP-binding protein, whose translation MTLPRDPTADAGPFIQLVDITRTYVMGEASHTVLAGVSLTIEAGEFVAVMGPSGSGKSTLLHILGLLDRPSAGSYRLGGRDTGILSDDDLSRLRNQAIGFVFQSFYLVPYATALDNVLLPGLYSDTPGGLLRRRGEELLARVGLAPQAGHKPSQLSGGQQQRVALARALVNDPDLILADEPTGQLDSTTSAEIMELLATINRDAGKTVIVVTHDTATAAYARRQILVHDGRVGNE comes from the coding sequence ATGACGCTGCCCCGCGACCCCACGGCCGACGCCGGGCCGTTCATCCAGCTGGTCGACATCACCCGGACCTATGTCATGGGCGAGGCCAGCCACACCGTGCTGGCCGGGGTCAGCCTGACCATCGAAGCCGGGGAGTTCGTGGCCGTCATGGGGCCGTCGGGCTCGGGCAAATCCACCCTGCTTCACATCCTGGGCCTGCTCGACCGGCCCAGCGCCGGCAGCTACCGCCTCGGCGGCCGCGACACTGGCATCCTCTCCGACGACGACCTGTCACGGCTGCGCAACCAGGCCATCGGCTTCGTCTTCCAAAGCTTCTACCTCGTCCCCTACGCCACGGCCCTGGACAACGTGCTGTTGCCCGGGCTTTACAGCGACACCCCGGGCGGCCTGCTGCGCCGCCGGGGCGAGGAGCTGCTGGCCAGGGTGGGCCTCGCCCCCCAGGCCGGCCACAAGCCCTCCCAGCTCTCCGGCGGCCAGCAGCAACGCGTGGCCCTGGCCCGGGCGCTGGTCAACGACCCGGACCTGATCCTGGCCGACGAGCCCACCGGACAGCTCGATTCGACCACCAGCGCCGAAATCATGGAACTGCTCGCCACCATCAACCGCGACGCCGGCAAGACGGTCATCGTCGTCACCCACGACACGGCCACGGCCGCCTACGCGCGCCGGCAAATCCTGGTCCATGACGGCCGCGTGGGCAACGAGTAG
- a CDS encoding ABC transporter permease: MTAAWATSRRAVRVLWRIQRMAALALWAHKARSCFVVAAVAMGIAALTVIVASVDGARRKALEIVDFFGPDAVMVIGGDIENRPVGQRFNTLTWADARAVARSLPGAYAVLPMRSVRQITLKYGNRNHESPVVVGATENYASTWNWPLAEGRDLSAEDVAHGAKVALIGDEPARQLFGDASPLGRTILVKNLPVQIVGRLSYRGFSGGGSDVTVDDRIIMPITTLTQRFNLDRNYFRGLRVKFHDPDLIDTHKDNLRALLRHLHKLGPTENDDFTIVSASEILKFLTAFTGGLVAFLGLTAAVAIVVGGFVLANLMFLSVSERKAEIGLRKAVGASGAAITAQFLSEALYLTLAGACCGIGLGVALGESLSRLGLLELRLSPKIFVLSLAAALAIALVFGLKPARTAAALDPIEALRGGGE; the protein is encoded by the coding sequence ATGACGGCCGCGTGGGCAACGAGTAGGCGCGCCGTCCGCGTCCTGTGGCGCATCCAGCGCATGGCCGCCCTGGCCCTGTGGGCCCACAAGGCCCGCAGCTGCTTCGTCGTCGCCGCCGTGGCCATGGGCATCGCGGCGTTGACCGTCATTGTCGCCTCGGTGGACGGCGCCCGACGAAAGGCCCTTGAAATCGTGGACTTCTTCGGCCCGGACGCGGTCATGGTCATCGGCGGCGACATCGAGAACCGGCCCGTGGGCCAGCGCTTCAACACCCTGACCTGGGCCGACGCCCGGGCCGTGGCGAGATCGCTTCCCGGGGCCTACGCCGTGCTGCCCATGCGCTCCGTGCGCCAGATCACCCTCAAATATGGCAACAGGAACCACGAATCGCCGGTGGTGGTCGGGGCCACGGAAAACTACGCCAGCACCTGGAACTGGCCCCTGGCCGAAGGCCGCGACCTGTCGGCCGAGGACGTGGCCCACGGGGCCAAGGTGGCGCTGATCGGCGACGAGCCGGCCAGGCAACTCTTCGGCGACGCCTCGCCCCTTGGCCGCACCATCCTGGTCAAAAACCTGCCCGTGCAGATCGTCGGGCGCCTGAGCTACCGCGGCTTTTCCGGCGGCGGCTCCGACGTCACCGTCGACGACCGCATCATCATGCCCATCACCACCCTGACCCAGCGCTTCAACCTGGACCGAAACTACTTCCGGGGACTGCGCGTCAAGTTCCACGACCCGGACCTCATCGACACGCACAAGGACAACCTGCGCGCCCTGCTGCGCCACCTGCACAAGCTCGGCCCCACGGAAAACGACGACTTCACCATCGTCTCGGCCAGCGAGATCCTCAAGTTCCTCACGGCCTTCACCGGCGGCCTGGTGGCTTTTCTCGGGCTCACCGCCGCCGTGGCCATCGTGGTCGGCGGCTTCGTCCTGGCCAACCTCATGTTTCTGAGCGTCAGCGAGCGCAAGGCGGAGATCGGCCTGCGCAAGGCCGTGGGGGCCAGCGGCGCGGCCATCACCGCCCAGTTCCTGTCCGAGGCCCTCTACCTGACCCTGGCCGGCGCCTGTTGCGGCATCGGGCTCGGGGTGGCCCTGGGCGAGTCGCTCTCGCGCCTGGGGCTGCTCGAACTGCGCCTGTCGCCGAAAATCTTCGTCCTGTCCCTGGCCGCCGCCCTGGCCATCGCCCTCGTCTTCGGCCTCAAGCCCGCCCGCACGGCCGCCGCCCTGGACCCCATCGAGGCGCTCAGGGGTGGGGGGGAATAG
- a CDS encoding glycosyl hydrolase family 28-related protein, with protein sequence MRGTSRFPFVLFLLAGLCLAASRFPAAAATYADPAAAWDRAGLRAAPPTPVQTLSVRDFGAAGDGLTDDTAAFESAIAALASPGVVSVPAGTYRITRSLALKSGLVLRGAGATASKLVFNLGGAADPCLDFTTYNSRSWVSLSRDAALGDTAVTVAGAAAMAPGDWIEIERQNDAALMDTDPEWNQDWAQGVVGQFVMVTAVSGNTVSLDRPLRLGFATTLAARARVQRLGQHVGIEDLGIAREDPSPDGGETIHFKYAANCWVRRVDSRHTVAAHVYAESSAAIEVTDSTFQYAHDYGDGGRGYGVSLGRHTSDCLVQNNVFASLRHAMVVSQGANGNVFGYNFSTIRKCESTAWTPCDISVHGHYPFRNLFEGNMVEEVDDTDYWGPAGPGNVFLRNVVSREGIEVMDASHGQAVLGNLLLAGGPLRVDAGITGTVLSGNIVTDATDASPAIAQSDAPASLYLAAAPSFFAAAGWPMLSGGADVNPAGLRYQAATTVSTTTSANPAMSHILFTLLGQ encoded by the coding sequence ATGCGCGGCACCTCCCGATTCCCCTTCGTCCTTTTCCTGCTGGCCGGCCTGTGCCTGGCCGCCTCCCGGTTTCCCGCGGCCGCCGCCACCTACGCCGACCCGGCCGCCGCCTGGGACCGGGCCGGCCTGCGCGCCGCGCCGCCAACGCCCGTCCAGACCCTGTCCGTGCGCGATTTCGGCGCCGCCGGCGACGGGCTGACCGACGACACCGCCGCCTTCGAAAGCGCCATCGCCGCTCTGGCCAGCCCGGGCGTGGTGTCCGTCCCGGCCGGAACCTACCGGATCACCCGCTCCCTTGCCCTCAAAAGCGGGCTGGTGCTTCGCGGCGCCGGGGCCACGGCCAGCAAGCTCGTCTTCAACCTGGGCGGCGCCGCCGATCCCTGCCTGGATTTCACCACCTACAATTCCCGAAGCTGGGTGTCCCTGAGCAGGGACGCCGCCCTGGGCGACACGGCCGTCACCGTGGCCGGCGCCGCCGCCATGGCCCCGGGCGACTGGATCGAGATCGAACGGCAAAACGACGCCGCCCTCATGGACACCGATCCCGAATGGAACCAGGACTGGGCGCAAGGCGTGGTCGGCCAGTTCGTCATGGTCACGGCCGTTTCGGGCAATACCGTCAGCCTCGACCGGCCGTTGCGCCTCGGCTTCGCCACGACCCTGGCCGCCCGGGCCCGGGTCCAGCGCCTGGGCCAGCACGTCGGCATCGAGGACCTGGGCATCGCCCGCGAGGACCCGAGCCCGGACGGCGGCGAAACCATCCACTTCAAGTACGCCGCCAACTGCTGGGTGCGCCGGGTGGACAGCCGCCACACAGTGGCCGCCCACGTCTATGCCGAATCCTCGGCCGCCATCGAGGTGACCGATTCCACCTTCCAGTATGCCCACGACTACGGCGACGGCGGCCGGGGCTACGGCGTGAGCCTTGGCCGGCACACCTCGGACTGCCTGGTGCAGAACAACGTCTTCGCCAGCCTGCGCCATGCCATGGTGGTCAGCCAGGGCGCCAACGGCAACGTCTTCGGCTACAACTTCTCGACCATCCGCAAGTGCGAGTCCACGGCCTGGACGCCCTGCGACATCTCGGTCCACGGCCACTATCCCTTCCGCAACCTCTTCGAGGGCAACATGGTCGAGGAGGTGGACGACACGGATTATTGGGGGCCGGCCGGGCCGGGCAACGTCTTCCTGCGAAACGTGGTCTCCCGGGAGGGCATCGAGGTCATGGACGCATCCCACGGCCAGGCGGTCCTGGGCAACCTGTTGCTGGCCGGCGGCCCCTTGCGGGTGGACGCCGGCATCACGGGCACGGTCCTTTCCGGCAACATCGTGACCGACGCCACGGACGCCTCGCCCGCCATCGCCCAATCCGACGCACCGGCGAGCCTCTACCTGGCCGCCGCGCCGTCTTTTTTTGCCGCGGCCGGCTGGCCCATGCTGTCCGGCGGGGCGGACGTCAATCCGGCCGGTCTGCGCTACCAGGCCGCGACGACCGTTTCCACGACCACCTCGGCCAATCCGGCCATGAGCCACATCCTCTTCACGCTTCTCGGCCAGTGA